A stretch of DNA from Streptomyces gobiensis:
GGCGGCGATGCGGCGGCTGGTCGCCGAGCACCGGCCGCACCCCGCTGATCTGATCCTCCCGGTCTTCATCCGGGAGGGCGTCAGCGAACCGGTGCCGGTCTCCGCCATGCCGGGCGTGGTGCAGCACACCCGGGACAGCCTGCGGAAGGCCGCCGTTGAAGCGGTCGAGGCGGGCGTCGGCGGGATCATGCTCTTCGGCGTACCGGAGCGGAAGGACGCCATCGGCTCCCAGGGCACCGACCCCGACGGCATCCTGCAGGTCGCCCTGCGGGATGTGCGTGCCGAGATCGGTGATGAGCTGGTCGTCATGTCCGACCTGTGCCTGGACGAGTACACGGACCACGGTCACTGCGGTGTGCTGGACGAGCAGGGGCGGGTCGACAACGACGCCACCCTGGAGCGCTACGCGGAGATGGCGCGGGTGCAGGCAGCCGCGGGCGCGCATGTGCTGGGGCCCAGCGGCATGATGGACGGCCAGATCGGGTACGTACGCCGGGCCCTGGACGAGGCCGGGCACCAGGATGTCTCGCTCTTCGCCTACACGGCCAAATACTCCTCAGCCTTCTACGGGCCGTTCCGGGAGGCCGTGGGCTCCTCGCTGAAGGGTGACCGCAAGACGTATCAGCAGGACCCGGCCAACGCCCGGGAGTCCCTGCGCGAGCTCGCGCTGGACCTCGCCGAAGGCGCGGACATGGTGATGGTCAAGCCCGGCCTGCCGTATCTGGATGTGCTCCGTGACTTCACCGAGCGGGTGGATGTGCCGGTCGGGGTGTATCAGATCTCCGGTGAGTACGCGATGGTTGAGGCCGCGGCGGAGAAGGGCTGGATCGACCGGGAGCGGGCGGTCCTGGAGACGCTGACCAGCTTCAAGCGGGCGGGCGCGAGCATGGTGCTGACGTACTGGGCGACGGAGGCCGCGCGCTGGCTGGGGCGCGAGCGGTAGCTCCCGTCACGGGGAGGGGAGCTGGGGGGTGCCGTAGACCGGGCCGTAGGGGGTGTCGTCGGCCTTGGCCAGGGCGGCGGGGGAGATCCGGCGCAGGCAGTCGGCGGCGGAAGGGCCCGTGCAGCCCAGCCGTTCCGCCAGGGCCGTGCCGTCCCGCAGTGCCTCCTTACGGGTCCGGTGTGCCGCCTCGTCCGCGCATGAACCGCCCCGCACGATCGCCCGGCGGAACAGATAACCGGAGCCGGGTGCGGCGAGTTGGGCGCACTCGCCAACGAGGGTGACATCGGACGGGTCGCCGCCGAACGCCTTGGCGTTGCGCTGCACCCAGCGCAGCACGGCCTGCTGGTCTTCCAGGCCGAAGTTGCCGGAGTCCTTGAGCGAGGGATGGGCGAGGTAACCCAGCGGCCCTTGACGGTGGTTGGCGGTGACGAGGATGGTGCCGCCCTCGGCGGCAGGGGGACTGGTGTCACGCAGCCACACCGTGATGGGCCTGTTGGCGCCGACCGACACATTCCGCGGGGTGCTGACATTGAGGTAGAGGCAGTCCTCGTCACCCCCGGACGACGGCGGGCAGGGTGGGCCGGGCGCTGTGCCGTCCCGTACGCCGCTCCAGTTGGCCGCGGGCTGCGGCGACCTCCAGCGCAGTGGCCCGGTGGGCGGGGCGGCGTAGGGGATGCCCTGGAAGATCCGGGCGTCATCGGTGACCGTGCCTCGTATGGCCCCCTGGTCGCTGCGTACGACCGAGGGGTCCGGGTCGCCGCCACCGGTCGTACGGGCGGCGGCGACCAGCGTGGCGGCCATCAGGACAGCGGCGATCGTGCCGAGTGCTGCTTTCCGTACCTTCGCCGCTGTCGTCAACATGCCATTGACGCTACGGAGTCGGGGGCCGCCGCGAAATCCAATTAACCCCCGGGTGGGGGTGGTGCCAGCACCCCCACCCGGGAAAGCTCTACAGGCGCTCGGGGGTGCGGATGCCCAGCAGCGCCATGCCCTGGTGCAGGGTGCGGGCCGTGAGATCGCAGAGGAAGAGACGGTTCTCGACAGCCGCCTCGCCATCGGCCTTCAGCACCGGGCAGTGCTCGTAGAAGGTCGTGTAGTGCGAGGCCAGCCCGTAGAGATAGGCGGCCAGCTTGTGCGGCTCGTAGGACTCGGCGACACCCGCCAGGGTCTCCGCGAACTCATCCAAGTGCAGGGCCAGCGCGCGCTCGGCCGGGGCCAGCTCAAGCTCCGGGTGTGCGACCGGCTTACGGTCACCGGCCTTGCGGATGATCGACTGGATACGGGCGTAGGCGTACTGGAGGTAGACGCTGGTGTCGCCGTTGAGGGAGACCATCCGGTCCAGGTCGAAGATGTAGTCACGGGACATCGACGTGGACAGGTCCGCGTACTTCACCGCGCCGATGCCGACCTGGGCGGCGCGCTCCGCGATCTCCTCTTCGGTCAGATCCTGTGCCTTCTCCCGTACGACCGTGGCCGCCCGGTCCACCGCCTCGTCGAGCAGGTCGACCAGCCGGACCGTCTCGCCCTCCCGGGTCTTGAACGGCTTGCCGTCCTTGCCCAGCACGGTGCCGAAGGCCAGCTGCCTGGCAGCGTCTGGGCGGCCTTCGGGCAGCCAGCCCGCGCGGCGGGCGGTCTCGAAGACCATCTTGAAGTGCAGCGCCTGGCGGGCGTCCACCACGTAGAGCAGGGTGTCGGCGTGCAGCGCGCTGACCCGGTCGCGGATCGCGGCGAGGTCGGTGGCGGCGTAGCCGAAGCCGCCGTTGGACTTCTGCACGATCAGCGGGGTCGGGCTGCCGTCGGGGCCCTTGACATCATCGAAGAAGACACACAGGGCGCCGTCGGAGCGGACCGCGACACCGGACTCCTCCAGCTCCTTCACGACCTGCGGGAGGTCGTCGTTATAGGCGCTCTCGCCGACGACGTCCTCGTCCCTGATCTCGACATCGAGCTGGTGGTAGACCGCCTGGAAGTAGATCTTCGACTCGTCGACGATCTTGTGCCAGATGTCCAGGGTCTCCTGGTCACCGGCCTGGAGCCGCACCACCCGGTTGCGGGCGCGGGTCTTGAACTCCTCATCGGAGTCGAAGACGGCCCGGGAGGCCTTGTAGAGGCGGTTGAGTCGCGCCATGGCGGCTGCGCCGCCATAGGACACTGCGGCTGCGCCGCCATAGAGCACCGCAGCTTCGCCCTCACCGTTGGCGGTGTCCGACTCATGGTCCAGCTCATGCGGGTGCTCGATCAGATACTGGATGAGCATGCCGAACTGGGTGCCCCAGTCGCCGATGTGATGGCGCCGGATGACCGTCTCACCACGGTGCTCCAGAATCCGCACGATGGCGTCACCGATCACGGTGGAGCGCAGATGACCGACGTGCATCTCCTTGGCGACGTTCGGCTGGGAGTAGTCGATGACGGTCCTGCCGGGCTCCTCGGCGTACGGGACTCCGAGCCGGTCGTCCGCGGCGCGGGCGGCGAGAGTGCTCAGGATCGCCTCATCGGTGACGGTGATGTTGAGGAAGCCGGGACCGGAGACCTCGATATCCTTGATCACCTCACCGGCCGGGAGCTGGGCCACGACCTGGGCGGCCAGCTCGCGCGGGTTGCCCTTCAGCTTCTTGGCGAGCGCCAGCATCCCATTGGCCTGGAAGTCCGCCCGGTCGCTTCGTCGCAGCAGCGGGTCCACGGCGGCGGCCTCCGGCAGCGCAGCCGAGAGGGCGTCCGAGACACGCTGATTGACCGTAGCGGCGAGGGAAGGGACCGAAGCCATGGGTGGGTAGCTCTCCTGTCGATGGGTTTCCAGTCAGTATCCCACGGCGCCGCTCACCATTTTGTGTCTGGGATAATGGGGCCGTCAGGCCCATGCGCGAGGAAGAAGGACGTAACGACCGTGGCTCAGAGCACTGAGACCGACTGGGTCTCCCGTTTCGCAGACGAGGTCATTGCCGAGGCGGAGCGCCGCGCCCCCGGCAAACCCATTGTCTGTGCCTCGGGCCTGAGCCCCTCCGGCCCGATTCACCTCGGCAATCTGCGCGAGGTCATGACCCCGCACCTCGTCGCGGACGAGATCAAGCGGCGCGGCTATGACTGTGTACACATCATCTCCTGGGACGACTACGACCGGTACCGCAAGGTCCCGGCCGGTATTGACCCGTCCTGGGCCGAGCACATCGGCAAGCCGCTGACCTCCGTACCCCCGCCGCCCGGTAGTGAGCACCCGAACTGGGCCGAGCACTTCAAGGCCGCGATGATCGAGGCGCTGGAGCAGCTGGGCGTCGAGTTCCGGGGCATCAGCCAGACCGAGCAGTACACCTCGGGGGCGTACCGGGAGCAGATCCTGCTCGCCATGCGGGAGCGGGCCCGTATCGATGCCGTCCTCGACCGGTACCGCACGAAGGACAAGGACAAGGGCAAGGCTGCTGGCGCGGGCACCGGCAAGAAGAGCCAGAAGCCGGTGGACGAGGCTGAGCTGGAGGCCGCCGAGGGCTCCGGCGCGGCGAGCGAGGACGACGGCAGCGCGGGAGGTGCGGGGTACTACCCGTACAAGCCGTACTGCACGGTCTGTGAGAAGGATCTGACGACGGTCACCGCGTATGACGAGGCTTCGACCGAGCTGACCTATGTGTGTGAGTGCGGGCACTCCGAGACGGTGCGGCTGAGCGAGTTCAACCGCGGCAAGCTGGTCTGGAAGGTGGACTGGCCGATGCGGTGGGCGTACGAGGGCGTGGTCTTCGAGCCCTCCGGCGTGGACCACTCCTCGCCCGGATCGTCGTTTGTGGTCGGCGGTCAGATCGTCCGCGAGGTTTTCGACGCGGACCAGCCGATCGGCCCGATGTACGCGTTCGTCGGGATCAGCGGCATGGCGAAGATGTCCAGCTCCAAGGGCGGCGTGCCGACCCCGGGCGATGCGCTGGAGATCATGGAGGCGCCGCTGCTGCGCTGGCTGTACGCGCGGCGTAAGCCGAACCAGTCCTTCAAGATCGCCTTCGATCAGGAGATCCAGCGCACGTACGACGAGTGGGACGCGCTGGAGCGGAAGATCAGCGAGGGCAGGGCGCAGCCCGCGGATGTGGCCGCCTACAACCGCTCGGTGCGCACGGCGGCCGGTGAGCTGCCGAGGACGCCCCGGCCGCTGCCGTACCGGACGCTGGCCTCGGTCGCCGACGTCACGCAGGGCGCGGAGGAGCAGATCCTGCGGATTCTGAGCGAGCTGGACCCGGAGAATCCGGTCACCTCGCTGGATGAGACCCGGCCACGGCTGAACTGTGCCGAGCGGTGGATCACCACGCAGGTTCCGGCGGACCAGCGCACCCGGGTGCGGGAGGAGCCGGACACCGAGCTGCTCGGTTCGCTCGATGAGGAGCAGCGGGAGTCGCTGCGGCTGCTGCTGGACGGGCTGGATGAGCACTGGTCGCTGGACGGGCTGACGACGCTTGTCTATGGGGTGCCGAAGGTGCAGGCCGGGCTGGCGCCCGACGCCAAGCCGACGCCGGAGCTGAAGGTTGCGCAGCGGTCGTTCTTCGCGCTGCTTTACCGGTTGCTGGTGGGGCGGGATACGGGGCCGCGGTTGCCTACGTTGCTGCTTGCGGTGGGGGCGGGGCGGGTGCGGAAGCTGTTGGGTGGGTGAGGGGGTTCTCCCCGATCCCGCCCCTTCCCGTAACCGGGGCTTCGCCCCGGGGCCCGGTTCTTTCGGTGCGGGCCGGTGGCCGGTGTGTTGTGCCCACCCTCCGCCCATGGCGGAGACTGCCCACAACACGTGTGGGCTAGCCTGCTACGCCCATTTCGGCGTTGTAGCGTTCGCGGAATTCGCGTAGGTAGGGGCGGAGGTAGCCCTCGCTGAGCAGGGTGCCGTCGCTGTTGGTGACGCCGGAGCGCTCGTGCAGGACGCGGGAGAGCTGGCGGGCGCTGGGGAAGCTGCCCTGTTCCGCTATGAACGAGCGGTAGGCACCGAAGTAGACCTCGTCCCGTGCCTCCCCGTCGGGGATGCCGATGGGGTTGTCCTCGGGTGCCTGTTCAGGGGCGGCCTGGCCCAGGGCGCGGCGGCGGCCGCCGGGTCCGACGGGGACTGTGACGGGGGGTTCGGGTTGTTGCTGCGTCTGGTGCGGGATGAACGCGGGCTGGGGCTGGGGTTCGGGCTCGGGTTCGTGGACTGGTTCCGGTTCGGGTGCCGGTGTGGGTTCGGCGATGGGTGTGGGTTGTGG
This window harbors:
- a CDS encoding carboxylesterase family protein, giving the protein MLTTAAKVRKAALGTIAAVLMAATLVAAARTTGGGDPDPSVVRSDQGAIRGTVTDDARIFQGIPYAAPPTGPLRWRSPQPAANWSGVRDGTAPGPPCPPSSGGDEDCLYLNVSTPRNVSVGANRPITVWLRDTSPPAAEGGTILVTANHRQGPLGYLAHPSLKDSGNFGLEDQQAVLRWVQRNAKAFGGDPSDVTLVGECAQLAAPGSGYLFRRAIVRGGSCADEAAHRTRKEALRDGTALAERLGCTGPSAADCLRRISPAALAKADDTPYGPVYGTPQLPSP
- the lysS gene encoding lysine--tRNA ligase, with translation MGPSGPCARKKDVTTVAQSTETDWVSRFADEVIAEAERRAPGKPIVCASGLSPSGPIHLGNLREVMTPHLVADEIKRRGYDCVHIISWDDYDRYRKVPAGIDPSWAEHIGKPLTSVPPPPGSEHPNWAEHFKAAMIEALEQLGVEFRGISQTEQYTSGAYREQILLAMRERARIDAVLDRYRTKDKDKGKAAGAGTGKKSQKPVDEAELEAAEGSGAASEDDGSAGGAGYYPYKPYCTVCEKDLTTVTAYDEASTELTYVCECGHSETVRLSEFNRGKLVWKVDWPMRWAYEGVVFEPSGVDHSSPGSSFVVGGQIVREVFDADQPIGPMYAFVGISGMAKMSSSKGGVPTPGDALEIMEAPLLRWLYARRKPNQSFKIAFDQEIQRTYDEWDALERKISEGRAQPADVAAYNRSVRTAAGELPRTPRPLPYRTLASVADVTQGAEEQILRILSELDPENPVTSLDETRPRLNCAERWITTQVPADQRTRVREEPDTELLGSLDEEQRESLRLLLDGLDEHWSLDGLTTLVYGVPKVQAGLAPDAKPTPELKVAQRSFFALLYRLLVGRDTGPRLPTLLLAVGAGRVRKLLGG
- the argS gene encoding arginine--tRNA ligase, which gives rise to MASVPSLAATVNQRVSDALSAALPEAAAVDPLLRRSDRADFQANGMLALAKKLKGNPRELAAQVVAQLPAGEVIKDIEVSGPGFLNITVTDEAILSTLAARAADDRLGVPYAEEPGRTVIDYSQPNVAKEMHVGHLRSTVIGDAIVRILEHRGETVIRRHHIGDWGTQFGMLIQYLIEHPHELDHESDTANGEGEAAVLYGGAAAVSYGGAAAMARLNRLYKASRAVFDSDEEFKTRARNRVVRLQAGDQETLDIWHKIVDESKIYFQAVYHQLDVEIRDEDVVGESAYNDDLPQVVKELEESGVAVRSDGALCVFFDDVKGPDGSPTPLIVQKSNGGFGYAATDLAAIRDRVSALHADTLLYVVDARQALHFKMVFETARRAGWLPEGRPDAARQLAFGTVLGKDGKPFKTREGETVRLVDLLDEAVDRAATVVREKAQDLTEEEIAERAAQVGIGAVKYADLSTSMSRDYIFDLDRMVSLNGDTSVYLQYAYARIQSIIRKAGDRKPVAHPELELAPAERALALHLDEFAETLAGVAESYEPHKLAAYLYGLASHYTTFYEHCPVLKADGEAAVENRLFLCDLTARTLHQGMALLGIRTPERL
- the hemB gene encoding porphobilinogen synthase, with protein sequence MSTYGSYPAARPRRLRTTAAMRRLVAEHRPHPADLILPVFIREGVSEPVPVSAMPGVVQHTRDSLRKAAVEAVEAGVGGIMLFGVPERKDAIGSQGTDPDGILQVALRDVRAEIGDELVVMSDLCLDEYTDHGHCGVLDEQGRVDNDATLERYAEMARVQAAAGAHVLGPSGMMDGQIGYVRRALDEAGHQDVSLFAYTAKYSSAFYGPFREAVGSSLKGDRKTYQQDPANARESLRELALDLAEGADMVMVKPGLPYLDVLRDFTERVDVPVGVYQISGEYAMVEAAAEKGWIDRERAVLETLTSFKRAGASMVLTYWATEAARWLGRER